The region GACCAGCTCCCAAGCCAGGAAGAGCACGACGACATCGTCAGCCAGCACCAGAAGCAAGATAGACATGGTGAAGGCGGTCATGATGGTGTAGAAACTGGTGTTTCCCTGGTTCTTTGGCAGATATGCCGCCGAGTAGATAAACACCACAGCACCCATGACCAGCGCCAGCATGGCAAAGAAGATGCTCAGCGCGTCACCGCGCAGCGAGAAACTTACGTCCATACCGGGCGCTACGAAATCGCGCACCCATACCGCGTGATAATTCAGCTCCTCCCCCGCGTTCAGCACGGGGAATTGCCGCACGAGTAATACCGCACCAATAACAAAGAGGCCGGCTAGAGGCCAGCCGGCCTTGCGGTCTAAGACTTTGACTGAAATTGGTGACAGTACTACTGCCGCAGCTGCGAGGAGGACAACATAAAGAAGTGTCACAGGAAACTAGCCTCACAATTATGGTCAGATCACTATGCGCATTCGCGCTCAGTACAGCTTTTTTAGACTAGCACTGTGACTAAGGTCTAAGCACATCTAAATGTATGACCTACAAGACCTAATACAGCCAATACCCTGGCAATCTACGGCTAGTGCTCAGCCCAATAGGCCGATATCCACTTATTCCGCTGCCTCTAAGGGGTTTCTCAACCTTTTCGCCCCTGCCCTGCCCGTTTACCCCCGCAGTCTTCCCCCTTTTGTTAGCCACCGCACAAAAAGGCTCCCCACCACACCAGGTGATGAGGAGCCTATGCTTTCCGATGCCTACTTACTCTCCCCCAGCAGCGCATCCACAAAGCTTTCTACCTCGAAAGGTGCGAGGTCGTCTGCGCCCTCGCCTAGGCCCACCAGCTTGACCGGCACGCCGAGTTCTTCTTGGACCTGGAAGACGATGCCGCCCTTGGCGGTGCCATCCAGCTTGGTCAGTACGACACCGGTGATGTCGACGACCTCGCGGAAGATACGTGCCTGGGCCAGACCGTTCTGGCCGACGGTGGCATCCAAGACGAGCAGGACCTCGTCGACGGCAGTCTTCTTTTCGACCACGCGCTTGACCTTGCCCAGCTGATCCATCAAGTCGACCGAGGTGTGCAGGCGGCCTGCGGTATCGACCAGGACGACGTCGACCTGCTGCTCGACACCTGCTGCCACGGCATCGAAGGCCACCGATGCCGGGTCTGCGCCTTCCTTGCCACGGATGGTATCCGCGCCGACACGGCGACCCCAGGTCTCGAGCTGGTCCGCGGCGGCCGCACGGAAGGTATCCGCTGCACCCAGCAAGACGCGGTGGCCCATGGACACCAGCACACGGGCCAGTTTGCCGGTCGTGGTGGTCTTGCCGGTGCCGTTGACGCCGACGACCATGACGATGGCCGGCTTGCCATCGTTAGGCATGGCCTTAATGGAACGATCCATCTCTGGCTGTGCGGCCTCGATGAGTGCCTCGCGCAGCATCGCGCGGGCCTGCTCTTCGCTTTCCACACCGCGCTCGGCGATCTTGTCGCGCAGCGCATCGGTGACCTTCATGGTCGACTTGGTGCCCAAGTCAGCCATGATCAGCGTGTCTTCGATTTCCTCCCAGGCGTCCTCGTCGAGGTCACCTGCGGACAAAATGCCCATCAGGCCCTGGCCGATAGCGTTTTGGGAACGAGACAGTCGACCACGCAGACGACCCAGACGGCCACCTGCCGGTGCAATATCCTCAGTCGGCTTTTTCTGCGGCTCCGGCTCACCTTCCGGAACCGGGGTCTGCTCGAGCGCTGCCTCAGCCGAGCTGGCCTGCGCCTCCGCAGCAGCCGCAGCCTCTTGTACTTCTTCCTCATTATCTGCGATGCGGTCTTCGACCTCATCAGCATCGTGGTCGTCGACGACCTCATCAAACAGCGGGGAGTCTTCCGCCGGATCCGCCGGAGTGTCGCCTGCTGCAGGGCTCTCCCCTACTTCGTCGGCGACCTTGTTGTCGTCGACCGTCTCGTCTTCGATCGTGTCGTCCGGAGCCTGATCAGAAGACGCAGCAGCTGCGGCACCACCGGCAACAGCACCTGCGGCTGCGGTACCGGCTGCAGCGACGCTGCCCGGGTGCTTGTCGGAGTCGTCAGCCTTAGGCTCTTCAACCTTAGGCTCGTCGACCTCGGTCTCTTCTACCTTTGGTTCCTCGGTCTTGAGCTCTTCAGCCTTCGGTGCCTCGGTCTTGGGCTCGGTGACCTTAGGCTCTTCGGCCTTGATCTGGTCGACAGACTGCGGAGCTTCCGGGGCTTCCGACTCCTCGGAAGCTGGCTTGTCAGCGTTGAGCTGGTCCGGGGACTGCGGGGCGATCGGTGCGTCCGACTTGTCGGCCTTGGGCTCCTCGGAAACCGGTTTATCGGTTTCCTCCTGCTGCTTGGCAGCTGGAACGTCGGCGGGGTCCTGGCCGGAGAGCTGAGCGTTGGCTACTGCGGTGGCATCGCGGGGGCCATCGCTAGGCGGGGCTTGCTTGGGGGCATCGGCAGGCTTGTCTGTCTGCTTTGGCTGGTCGGCGGGGACCTTTTCTTTGTCGCTGCCGGCTGCGGCGAAGTTGAAGCCGGACTTTGCTTGGTAGTTGCCGGACTTCTCCTCGCGGGTGAGCTCTTTGGGCTCTTCCTTCTTTTCAAAAGAAACTTGCTTGGACTCGCCGCGCTTCTTGCCCAGCACCACCAACAAGATGATGGCCAGGATGACCACGACGGCAATAACAATGCCAATCACAACAGTAGAATTCATGCCTTCTATAGTGCCAGCATTGCCGCGGGCAAGCACACCTTAGTCGCGTGCGGGCGCGTCGACGCCCAAGCGGGTGGCATCGGCAGCTGCTTGCTCCGACCCCGGGGCGGCACCGGCGCGGTTCATGCGCTGGGAGATCACGCGGGTAATGCCGTCGCCGCGCATGGTCACACCGTAGAGCACGTTGGCCACGTCCATGGTGGGCTTTTGGTGCGTGATGACGATAAGCTGCGAGTCTTTGCGCAGTTCTTCGAAGAGGGCGATAAGGCGGCGGAGGTTGACATCGTCCAAAGCTGCTTCGACCTCGTCCATGACGTAGAAGGGCGAAGGCCGGGCGCGGAAGATGGCCACGAGCATCGCCAGTGCGGTCAGGGATTTCTCACCACCAGAAAGCAAGGACAGGCGCTTGACCTTCTTGCCCGGTGGGCGGGCTTCGACCTCGATGCCGGTGGTGAGCATCGAATCGGGTTCGGTAAGGATAAGGCGTCCCTCGCCACCTGGGAAGAGGGTTTGGAAGACTTTGGGGAATTCGGCTTCGACGTCGTGCCAGGCATCGGTGAACAGTTGCAGGATTTGGGCGTCGACGTCTTCGATAACGCCGATGAGATCCTTGCGGGCTTGGATGACGTCGTCGAGCTGGGTGGATAAGAAAGAATAGCGCTCTTCGAGTGCTTTGTACTCCTCCAGTGCCAGCGGGTTGACCTTGCCCAGGGAGTTCAGATCCTTTTCGGCCTGGTTAAGGCGGGCCTTTTCGGCTTTGCGGTCGAAGTCCTCGGCTGGGGCGTAGTCGCGCAGGAGGTCCGGGATGGCGATGCCGAGCTGTTCGACGACCTTGGCTTCGGCCTCATCGACGCGGACCTGGGCCTGGGAAGCGGTGATGTCTGCTTCGTGCAGGCTGGCTTGCTGGCGATCGAACTGCTGGCGCACCGCGGACAGGGCCTGCTTAGCGGTCTGCAGCTGGGTGGTGGCGGTGCTGCGCTGTTCGAGCAGGCTATCGCGCTGGGCGGTCGCACGGTCGAGGGCATCGGCTGTGCGGGCGGCTAAGTCCTGGGCATGCTTGTCGACAGCCCGGGCTAGCTCCGCCTGGGCACGCCGGCGTGCCATGGCCTGTTCGTGGCGGGCTTTGGCCTGGCGTTCGTGCTGGGCTTGGCGGCGCAAGGCGTCACCTTTGCCGGCGACCTGGGCGGCGCGGTCTTGGGCGCTGCGGGCGGCGAGCTGGGCTTCCATTTCGCGTTCCTTGGCGCTTTCCAAGGCGGCGTTGGCGGCGTCGCGCTGGGCAGAGGATGGCTCGTCGGGTTGTTCGTCGGTGTCGACGCGGGCGAGTCGGTCACGGGCATCGGCAAGTTGGGTGCGCAGATCCGCGAGCTTGGCTTCTAGGTCAGTGGCGCGGGCGGCGACTTTTTCGTGTTCCTTTTTATTGGCCGCGTGCTGTTGTTCGAGGCGGCGGTGATCGCGTTGCCAGGCCTCGACTTCCGCGTCGTGTTCGCGCAGGGCGGCTTTGGCGGATGCGGCGGTCACGCGGGCATCTTCCGCGGCCAGCTTGGCGCCTTCAAGCGTGCCGGAGAGTT is a window of Corynebacterium camporealensis DNA encoding:
- the ftsY gene encoding signal recognition particle-docking protein FtsY, whose product is MNSTVVIGIVIAVVVILAIILLVVLGKKRGESKQVSFEKKEEPKELTREEKSGNYQAKSGFNFAAAGSDKEKVPADQPKQTDKPADAPKQAPPSDGPRDATAVANAQLSGQDPADVPAAKQQEETDKPVSEEPKADKSDAPIAPQSPDQLNADKPASEESEAPEAPQSVDQIKAEEPKVTEPKTEAPKAEELKTEEPKVEETEVDEPKVEEPKADDSDKHPGSVAAAGTAAAGAVAGGAAAAASSDQAPDDTIEDETVDDNKVADEVGESPAAGDTPADPAEDSPLFDEVVDDHDADEVEDRIADNEEEVQEAAAAAEAQASSAEAALEQTPVPEGEPEPQKKPTEDIAPAGGRLGRLRGRLSRSQNAIGQGLMGILSAGDLDEDAWEEIEDTLIMADLGTKSTMKVTDALRDKIAERGVESEEQARAMLREALIEAAQPEMDRSIKAMPNDGKPAIVMVVGVNGTGKTTTTGKLARVLVSMGHRVLLGAADTFRAAAADQLETWGRRVGADTIRGKEGADPASVAFDAVAAGVEQQVDVVLVDTAGRLHTSVDLMDQLGKVKRVVEKKTAVDEVLLVLDATVGQNGLAQARIFREVVDITGVVLTKLDGTAKGGIVFQVQEELGVPVKLVGLGEGADDLAPFEVESFVDALLGESK